The Bacillus sp. Marseille-Q1617 genome has a segment encoding these proteins:
- a CDS encoding lytic transglycosylase domain-containing protein, with product MAKRPIKKKTTYKKKHASPFKILLIPFFILLIYFAVNDLPNTNKLSLLGREEVPPEYIPIYKAAEKEYGVPWNLLAAHHRVETKFSTMKTLISPVGAEGHMQFMPCTFVGWSHPTCGDLGKGDIPETQKTDPEIIEKYGGYGVDGNGDGVADPFQIEDAVFSAANYLARNGAANGEIEQAVFAYNHSTEYVEDVLYFAERYIEKPKESERQK from the coding sequence ATGGCCAAAAGACCAATAAAGAAAAAGACAACCTATAAAAAGAAGCACGCCTCTCCATTTAAGATACTTTTGATCCCATTTTTCATTCTGCTCATTTACTTTGCAGTTAACGACCTTCCCAATACCAATAAACTTTCTTTATTAGGTAGAGAAGAGGTACCGCCTGAATATATTCCGATATATAAAGCAGCCGAAAAAGAATATGGGGTCCCTTGGAACCTATTGGCCGCCCACCATCGGGTTGAAACGAAATTCTCCACTATGAAAACCCTCATCTCTCCTGTTGGTGCCGAGGGACATATGCAGTTTATGCCCTGCACATTTGTTGGATGGTCACACCCGACATGCGGTGACCTTGGAAAAGGGGACATTCCCGAGACTCAGAAAACCGATCCCGAAATCATTGAAAAATATGGGGGATACGGAGTTGATGGAAACGGAGATGGTGTTGCCGATCCGTTTCAAATTGAAGATGCCGTATTCAGTGCAGCGAATTATCTGGCACGTAATGGGGCAGCAAATGGTGAAATTGAACAAGCTGTATTTGCTTATAATCACAGTACGGAGTATGTAGAGGATGTACTGTATTTTGCTGAGAGGTATATTGAGAAGCCAAAAGAGAGTGAAAGACAAAAGTAA
- a CDS encoding YjcZ family sporulation protein — MYGYGYPGYGCGYGGVGGVGYAGGFALIVVLFILLIIVGAAFCH, encoded by the coding sequence ATGTATGGATACGGATACCCTGGATACGGATGCGGATACGGCGGAGTTGGCGGAGTTGGATACGCGGGAGGCTTCGCATTAATCGTAGTTCTATTCATTTTGTTAATTATCGTTGGAGCAGCGTTTTGCCACTAA
- a CDS encoding BCCT family transporter, with protein sequence MKRISNVFWITVALVAAAVAYGVIAPKSFETVTANMQTFITSTFGWYYLILVTVIVIFCVFLIFSPMGTIRLGKPDEKPEYTKGTWFAMLFSAGMGIGLVFWGAAEPLSHFMAPPLAEGGTNQANKEAMRYTFFHWGIHAWAIYAIVALALAYYKFRKDEPGLISAALRPIFGDKVNGPLGTVIDVLAVFATVVGVATTLGFGAAQINGGLSYLFGIPNNFTVQFIIIAIVTVLFMISAWSGLSKGIKYLSNTNMVLAIGLFVLVFFIGPTLLILNMFTDTIGAYIQNIAAMSFRIAPLNAEHRSWINGWTIFYWAWWISWSPFVGIFIARVSRGRTIREFLIGVLLLPALVSFLWFAAFGTSAIEVQQAGTDLTQFATEEVLFAVFNNFEWSTILSVVAITLIGTFFITSADSATFVLGMQTTYGSLTPPNYVKLTWGIAQSTVALILLYSGGLQALQNALIVAALPFSVIMALMMVSLYKSLNHEKKELGLYIKPKPRKKTEPHEKI encoded by the coding sequence ATGAAACGTATTTCAAATGTTTTCTGGATTACAGTTGCACTCGTAGCAGCAGCTGTAGCATATGGAGTGATTGCTCCAAAATCTTTTGAAACAGTAACTGCCAATATGCAGACATTCATTACATCTACATTCGGCTGGTATTATCTAATATTAGTAACCGTAATAGTGATATTCTGTGTCTTCCTGATCTTCAGCCCTATGGGGACGATTAGATTAGGTAAACCGGATGAAAAGCCTGAATACACTAAAGGGACTTGGTTCGCTATGTTATTCAGTGCTGGTATGGGGATTGGACTTGTATTCTGGGGGGCTGCAGAGCCGCTTTCGCACTTCATGGCACCGCCTCTCGCAGAAGGAGGCACCAATCAGGCAAACAAAGAAGCAATGCGCTATACATTCTTTCATTGGGGAATTCATGCTTGGGCAATTTATGCAATTGTTGCATTAGCTCTTGCATACTATAAGTTCCGAAAAGATGAACCAGGCTTGATTTCTGCAGCGCTCAGACCTATCTTCGGTGATAAAGTAAACGGTCCATTAGGAACTGTCATAGACGTACTTGCAGTCTTTGCTACGGTAGTGGGTGTCGCGACGACACTTGGATTTGGAGCTGCTCAAATCAATGGGGGGCTGTCTTATCTATTCGGAATTCCTAACAATTTCACCGTACAGTTCATCATTATCGCTATCGTTACAGTGCTGTTCATGATTTCTGCTTGGTCGGGATTGAGTAAAGGCATCAAGTATCTATCCAATACTAATATGGTATTGGCAATAGGATTATTCGTATTAGTATTCTTTATCGGTCCGACACTATTGATCCTGAATATGTTCACAGATACAATCGGGGCATATATCCAGAATATCGCAGCCATGAGCTTTAGGATCGCACCATTGAATGCAGAGCACCGTTCATGGATCAATGGATGGACCATCTTCTACTGGGCATGGTGGATTTCCTGGTCTCCATTCGTCGGTATCTTTATCGCCCGTGTTTCGCGAGGCAGAACGATTCGTGAATTCCTGATTGGAGTATTGCTGCTTCCGGCACTTGTCAGCTTCCTTTGGTTTGCTGCATTCGGTACTTCTGCAATCGAAGTCCAACAAGCCGGTACAGATTTAACTCAATTTGCTACAGAAGAAGTTCTATTTGCTGTATTCAACAACTTTGAATGGTCTACTATTTTATCCGTTGTAGCCATCACTCTGATCGGCACATTCTTTATTACTTCAGCCGATTCAGCAACATTCGTTCTTGGGATGCAAACGACATACGGCTCATTGACCCCTCCAAACTATGTAAAGTTAACTTGGGGAATTGCACAATCCACTGTTGCATTGATCCTATTATACAGTGGGGGATTACAGGCACTGCAAAATGCGCTCATTGTCGCCGCACTGCCATTCTCAGTCATCATGGCACTCATGATGGTTTCATTATACAAATCACTTAATCATGAGAAGAAGGAACTTGGTTTATACATCAAACCTAAACCAAGAAAGAAGACTGAACCTCATGAAAAAATATAA
- a CDS encoding globin-coupled sensor protein: protein MLIKRRKSVQVNRLNESEWISEVSITVPLEMAKQLEMIQLTEDDLAVLKASGNIVEGNIEEIVDGFYFPIEHNPTLSAIVSQYSSINRLKGTLAIHIKEMFNGNIDHTFIDKRRKIAKMHIQIGLPTKWYIASFQNLQMTLFQVLFRTFTHADDYHKVIKSVTKILNLEQQLVLEAYEDQNDQMREEARLLKENVTIRVQEAANGLAAISEESMASLETITSRMDEVSTLSSEGTAAIEKIGEFSVEGKDKMGMQKDHMSKILSDLGEMLKEIQQLQQISNQIFDIVSIVQTIAEQTNLLSLNASIEAARAGEHGKGFAVVAEEVRKLSDQTKSSVTNVSGLISGTKEQVDKISSYITSVEGLAKTGMNSTNEAHLFFDEIVDSIDHSKVKSEKVEGEMKEISLAVEDISQAIAQLAGSAEKLSDMSTEL, encoded by the coding sequence GTGTTAATAAAGAGGAGAAAGAGTGTTCAAGTAAACAGACTTAATGAGTCAGAGTGGATCAGCGAGGTAAGTATCACAGTCCCATTGGAAATGGCAAAACAGCTGGAAATGATTCAGCTGACAGAAGATGATTTGGCTGTTCTTAAAGCATCCGGTAATATTGTAGAGGGCAACATCGAAGAAATCGTCGACGGCTTCTATTTCCCGATCGAACATAATCCAACACTTTCAGCGATCGTGAGTCAATATAGTTCCATCAATCGCTTAAAAGGGACACTCGCCATACATATAAAAGAAATGTTTAACGGAAATATCGATCATACATTTATCGACAAAAGAAGAAAAATCGCTAAGATGCATATTCAAATAGGATTGCCGACTAAGTGGTATATTGCTTCCTTCCAGAATCTGCAGATGACATTATTTCAAGTATTGTTCCGTACTTTTACACATGCAGATGATTATCATAAAGTAATCAAATCCGTTACAAAGATCTTGAACCTTGAACAGCAGCTGGTGCTGGAAGCATATGAAGATCAAAATGATCAAATGAGGGAGGAAGCACGCCTGCTTAAAGAAAATGTCACGATTCGAGTTCAAGAAGCTGCAAATGGCCTTGCAGCGATTTCTGAAGAATCAATGGCCTCCCTTGAAACGATCACTTCCCGCATGGATGAAGTAAGTACTCTAAGTTCAGAAGGAACAGCAGCGATTGAAAAGATCGGTGAGTTTTCAGTAGAAGGTAAAGATAAAATGGGGATGCAGAAAGACCATATGAGTAAAATCCTTTCCGATTTAGGTGAAATGCTTAAAGAAATCCAACAGCTGCAGCAGATATCCAATCAAATCTTTGACATTGTTTCCATCGTTCAAACCATTGCCGAACAAACAAATCTATTGTCCCTTAATGCGAGCATCGAGGCTGCCCGCGCAGGCGAGCACGGAAAGGGATTTGCTGTCGTTGCTGAAGAAGTTCGAAAACTGTCAGACCAAACGAAAAGTTCAGTAACGAATGTATCCGGTTTAATTTCAGGAACAAAAGAGCAGGTAGATAAAATATCAAGTTATATAACATCTGTAGAGGGACTTGCCAAAACTGGAATGAATTCTACTAATGAAGCCCATCTATTTTTTGATGAAATCGTTGACTCAATTGATCATAGTAAAGTAAAGAGTGAAAAAGTTGAAGGCGAAATGAAAGAAATTTCTCTGGCAGTAGAGGATATTTCACAGGCTATAGCACAATTAGCAGGATCTGCCGAAAAATTGAGCGATATGTCAACCGAATTATAA
- a CDS encoding 3D domain-containing protein, with product MKKVLFSIFSFTVILSIGLPSAAAESDDNTEKALNDYHNIEKGDILWEIANRYHISIEEAVTRQELLEKGITVNGQEPQESAVKTAATEQSDADKNDDNVVKEIDMTATAYTAYCEGCIGITKTGVDLIANPDARVIAVDPDVIPLGSKVYIEGYGYARAEDTGGAIKGNRIDIYMEHEEDALQYGVRDVKVKIIEE from the coding sequence ATGAAAAAAGTATTATTTTCCATTTTTTCCTTCACAGTCATTCTTTCAATCGGACTGCCTTCTGCAGCAGCAGAATCGGACGATAACACAGAAAAAGCACTAAACGATTATCATAATATAGAAAAAGGCGACATCCTCTGGGAGATTGCCAATCGTTATCATATTTCTATTGAAGAGGCAGTTACCCGTCAGGAACTGCTCGAAAAAGGTATAACTGTGAATGGACAAGAACCGCAAGAATCAGCTGTAAAGACTGCAGCTACAGAACAAAGTGATGCTGACAAAAACGACGATAATGTTGTAAAAGAAATAGATATGACGGCTACAGCATATACAGCTTACTGTGAAGGCTGTATCGGTATCACAAAGACCGGTGTTGATTTAATTGCCAATCCCGATGCAAGAGTCATTGCTGTTGACCCGGATGTCATTCCGTTGGGGTCAAAAGTGTATATTGAGGGCTACGGATATGCGAGGGCAGAAGATACAGGCGGAGCGATTAAAGGAAATCGTATTGATATTTACATGGAGCATGAAGAAGATGCGCTTCAATACGGTGTCCGGGATGTAAAAGTAAAAATTATTGAAGAGTAA
- a CDS encoding LysM peptidoglycan-binding and 3D domain-containing protein, protein MKKSIISVAAFTTLAVAGGASASAQEIEVKKGDTLWGLAKEYGTTVDQLKTWNNLGTDLIFPDQELKVSSKEYYTVKKGDTLWGISSNYGISVDSLQGWNALESDLIVPGQELLINLDDKATSTPVNTSEQEEAAPAPQAEETPEVAPEAEEPAAETAEAAPQEEQDAVAKELTVEATAYTAECEGCSGITATGVNLNENPDAKVIAVDPNVIPLGSKVYVEGYGYATAEDTGGAIKGNRIDVFIPSKDQATDWGRKTVNVKVLETK, encoded by the coding sequence CTGAAAAAATCGATTATTTCTGTTGCTGCTTTCACTACTCTAGCAGTTGCCGGTGGTGCTAGCGCTTCAGCACAAGAAATCGAAGTCAAAAAGGGAGATACGCTTTGGGGATTGGCGAAGGAATATGGCACAACTGTAGATCAGCTTAAAACATGGAACAACTTAGGTACAGACCTTATTTTCCCTGACCAGGAACTGAAAGTATCATCAAAAGAATATTATACAGTAAAAAAAGGTGACACTCTTTGGGGTATTTCATCAAATTATGGCATTTCAGTAGACAGTCTGCAAGGATGGAACGCACTGGAAAGTGACCTTATCGTGCCTGGACAGGAATTGTTAATTAACCTGGATGATAAAGCAACTTCAACTCCTGTAAATACTTCTGAGCAAGAAGAGGCTGCCCCGGCACCTCAAGCCGAAGAAACACCAGAAGTAGCTCCAGAAGCTGAAGAACCGGCAGCAGAGACTGCAGAAGCTGCACCTCAAGAAGAACAAGATGCCGTAGCTAAGGAGCTTACTGTTGAAGCTACTGCTTATACAGCTGAATGTGAAGGCTGCTCAGGAATCACGGCTACAGGAGTAAACTTGAATGAAAACCCAGATGCAAAAGTAATTGCAGTAGATCCTAATGTCATTCCACTTGGATCTAAAGTTTATGTAGAAGGTTATGGATATGCAACTGCTGAAGATACTGGCGGTGCAATTAAAGGAAACCGTATCGACGTATTCATCCCTTCAAAAGATCAAGCGACTGATTGGGGAAGAAAAACTGTAAACGTAAAAGTTCTTGAAACAAAATAA